From the Flavobacteriales bacterium genome, one window contains:
- a CDS encoding peptide ABC transporter substrate-binding protein: MKRSIYLPLAVIAIIAASCNTPESTSESESAAAGNKKYGGTFRFNMTEQFDTWNTLGMNTVSSIIVARQIYDGLVSIHPVTLELEPGIAESWSTSEDGMVYTFHLRKDVFFHDNPCFEGGKGRNVKASDVWYSFKRLATPGKTNGYFSQILKGKVRGADAFHESFTKDSAEVAFDGIEVIDDYQIRITLTKRVPNFLYMLTQPGAYIVAKEAIEKYGDEAKVGSGPFRFAKEEEFPRKIFMVKNDHYYKKDSLGNQLPFLDSVVVYFLTTKEGELSEFMGEHLDMAFELPAKSVKDLVQSDVNAFQGNPPKYVLQSVPNYVTQYYSLNLNNPFLANKKVRKAIAYAINKEKVVKEVLMDQAWGPATNGMTPPNIPGYDISRFKGITYNPDTARQLLAQAGYPGGKGTPKLKLELNSGGARHALVAFEIVKQLETDLNLQVEWEVVPFPKKFEDEKYGRGDIFRSGWIADYPSPEAFLFLFYGKTVPEDKDAPSFPNTFRYQNAAYDTLFDQAMSHPDPSERNVLFSKAEEIFLDDLPAIPLWYEENFVLLQSDVNDLHLNPLRIFDLSRVYLKKKEERKSDTHDASKK; the protein is encoded by the coding sequence ATGAAAAGAAGCATCTACCTACCGCTGGCAGTTATAGCCATAATTGCTGCATCCTGTAATACCCCGGAATCTACCTCCGAAAGTGAAAGTGCCGCCGCCGGAAACAAGAAGTATGGCGGTACATTTCGGTTTAACATGACAGAACAGTTTGATACATGGAATACGCTCGGGATGAATACGGTCAGCAGCATCATTGTTGCCCGTCAGATTTACGACGGCCTGGTGAGTATTCATCCTGTAACATTGGAACTTGAACCGGGTATTGCCGAAAGCTGGAGTACGAGTGAAGACGGAATGGTTTATACCTTCCACCTGAGAAAAGATGTGTTTTTCCATGATAATCCCTGTTTTGAAGGAGGTAAAGGCAGGAATGTGAAAGCATCGGATGTCTGGTATTCTTTTAAGAGGCTGGCCACACCTGGCAAAACAAACGGGTACTTTTCTCAGATTCTCAAAGGCAAGGTACGTGGGGCCGATGCGTTCCATGAATCATTCACCAAGGACAGTGCCGAAGTTGCTTTTGACGGTATTGAGGTTATTGATGACTATCAGATACGAATCACCCTTACAAAACGGGTACCCAATTTTCTTTATATGCTTACCCAGCCGGGCGCCTATATCGTTGCAAAGGAAGCCATCGAAAAGTATGGAGATGAGGCCAAAGTGGGGTCAGGTCCGTTCAGGTTTGCAAAAGAGGAAGAGTTTCCCCGAAAGATTTTTATGGTGAAAAACGATCACTACTACAAGAAAGACAGCCTGGGAAACCAGTTGCCTTTTCTGGATTCTGTTGTCGTTTATTTTCTGACCACCAAAGAGGGAGAGCTTAGCGAATTCATGGGTGAACACCTTGACATGGCCTTTGAGCTTCCAGCTAAAAGCGTAAAGGACCTTGTGCAATCGGATGTAAATGCATTTCAGGGTAATCCGCCGAAATACGTGCTGCAAAGCGTCCCCAACTATGTGACACAATACTACTCACTCAACCTGAATAATCCTTTCCTCGCCAACAAGAAAGTAAGGAAGGCCATTGCGTATGCCATCAACAAAGAGAAAGTCGTAAAGGAAGTTCTCATGGACCAGGCCTGGGGACCAGCCACGAATGGAATGACACCCCCTAACATTCCAGGATATGATATTTCACGGTTCAAGGGAATTACATATAATCCTGATACGGCGAGACAATTACTGGCACAAGCCGGCTACCCGGGAGGTAAAGGAACGCCGAAGTTAAAACTGGAACTGAATAGTGGCGGAGCGAGACATGCGCTGGTTGCATTTGAGATAGTCAAGCAGTTGGAAACAGATCTGAACCTCCAGGTCGAGTGGGAAGTGGTGCCGTTTCCGAAAAAGTTTGAAGATGAAAAATACGGAAGGGGTGATATCTTCCGGTCCGGATGGATTGCGGATTATCCGAGCCCGGAAGCATTCCTTTTCTTATTCTACGGCAAGACCGTTCCGGAAGATAAGGACGCGCCTTCATTTCCGAATACCTTCAGATATCAGAATGCCGCTTATGACACCTTGTTTGATCAGGCTATGTCTCACCCTGATCCATCAGAAAGAAATGTCCTTTTCTCAAAGGCCGAAGAGATATTTCTGGATGATTTGCCCGCCATTCCGTTATGGTATGAGGAGAATTTTGTGTTGTTACAATCGGACGTGAATGATTTACACCTGAATCCACTCAGAATCTTTGATCTTTCCAGGGTATACCTTAAAAAGAAGGAAGAAAGGAAATCGGATACCCACGATGCATCCAAAAAATAA
- the mce gene encoding methylmalonyl-CoA epimerase encodes MKKIEHLGIAVSNLEAAGETFRKLLGKASYKEEKVEREGVTTLFFQLGSNKIELLEASSQESTIAKFIARRGEGMHHVAFDVDDIQAEMARLQDEGFELLHSQPLAGADNKLICFIHPKCTHGVLVELCQEIHS; translated from the coding sequence ATGAAGAAGATAGAACACCTGGGAATAGCCGTATCCAACCTGGAAGCCGCCGGCGAAACATTCCGAAAACTTTTGGGCAAAGCCTCTTACAAGGAGGAAAAAGTGGAACGTGAAGGTGTAACAACCTTGTTCTTTCAATTAGGGTCCAACAAGATCGAATTACTGGAAGCAAGTTCACAAGAAAGCACCATCGCCAAATTCATTGCCAGGCGTGGAGAAGGCATGCATCACGTAGCGTTTGACGTGGATGACATTCAAGCCGAGATGGCACGCCTTCAAGATGAAGGCTTTGAGTTGCTCCACAGCCAGCCACTCGCTGGTGCAGATAATAAACTGATCTGCTTTATTCATCCCAAATGCACTCATGGGGTCCTGGTTGAACTATGTCAGGAAATACATTCCTGA